The segment AGGAGTGAACACGTACGCGGCCCGCATGCGCAGACGCGCCCGCCGGGCCCGCATCGCGCTGCGCAAGTCCGGCGTCGACTACTTCCGCGGGGACGGCTCCGACTGGCTCGCCTTCGCCGGACTCCTGCTGATGATTCCGGCCATCGCCGTCGGAACCCTCCTCGACCCGGTCTGGTGCGCACCCGCCGCACTGGTCCTGCCCATCGTGGCCGGCGGCCTGCTGCTGCGCCCCGCGAGCCTGCTCGGCCTGTACGCGGCCGCCGCGGGCGCCCTCATCGTCGAGTCCGTCGTCCTCGGCCCGTACACCCAGGGCCCCGCACGGGTGACCCCCGGCACCGTCCTGGTCGTCGCCGCCTGCGGCCTCTTCGGGCTGCTCATCGCCCAGTTCCGGGCCCGCGTCGGGGTGCCCTGGCGGCGCGGCGGCACCATGCTCTTCGACCTGCGCGAACGCATCCGCGTCCAGAGCGCCCTGCCCCGGCTCCCGCAGGGCTGGCACCGCGAGATGGCACTGCGCCCGGCCGGCGGCCAGTCCTTCTCCGGCGACTTCGTCGTCGCCGCCCGCACCCACGGCGGCCGCACCCTGGAGGTCGTCCTCACCGACGTCTCCGGCAAGGGCATGGACGCGGCCTCCCGCTCCCTGCTGCTCTCCGGCGCCTTCGGCGGCCTCCTCGGCTCGCTCCCGCCGGACGGCTTCCTGCCCGCCGCCAACGGCTATCTGCTGCGCCAGAACTGGGACGAGGGCTTCGCCACCTCCATCCACCTCGTCCTCGACCTGGAGTCCGGCGACTACGAACTCTTCTCCGCCGGCCACCTGCCCGCCCTGCAGCTCCACGCGGGCAACGGACGCTGGGAGGAGAAGGCCGCCGACGGACCCCTGCTCGGCGTCTACGACGGCGCCGAGTTCCACCCGGTCAAGGGCTCGCTGCGCCCCGGCGACGTCCTCATGCTCTTCACCGACGGCCTCGTCGAGGCCGCCGACCGGGACATCGCCGAGGGCATCGACCGCCTCACCGGCGAGGCCGACCGCTGCGTCGCCGAGGGCTTCGACGGCGTCGCCTGGCACCTGATCGAGGCCGTCGCCAAGGACGTCAACGACGACCGGGCCCTGCTGCTCATCTCCCGCCGCGCCTGAACCCGCGCATCAAGCGTCGCCGGGACGATTCGTCACCAGGCAGCGGGGGCAGGGGGGTTGGTGGCACGATGGAGACAGCGGGGGGTGTTCCGGGACACGGACTCCCTGGTGGGCAAGGTGGGACCGACCGAGGGTGTGATCAGTTGTGGCCATTTCACTGTCTGTGGTGTTGCTGTTGGCAATCATCCTGGTGGTGCTGATCCGTGGGGGGAGCCTCAAGGGCGGCCCGGCCGTGGTCGCGGTGCTCTTCGGCTTCTTCCTCGCCTCGACCGGCATGGCCGACGACATCCAGCGCTTCCTCGACTCGATAACGCAGACGGTCGCCTCCATAAAGTTCTGAGCGGGCGTGCCGCGCGTACGACGAAGGGCCCCCGCCGAGACCGGCGGGGGCCCTTCGCGCGAGACCGGTCGACTCAGAACAGCCGCGTCCCGGCCGGCACCGCGCCCTGGACGGCCTGGGCGGCGCCCGGAGCCCTGTCCTCGCCCACCGGACGCAGCGCGAGCGCGCCCTGCCGGTCAGCGGTGACCAGGTCGATCCGCTCGTCCGCGGTCAGATCCCCGACGGCGACCAGCGACGGCGCCTGCCGGACGCCGAAGCCCGAGGCGGCGACCGTCACCGGTGCGACCAGCTGCTGCGGAGCGTCCGTGCCGTAGTCGACGCCGAAGTACTCCAGCGTGCCGCTACGGGTGTCACGCGCCCAGAACGCCCCCAGGAGGGCGTTCGGGGTGGTGTCCGAGGCGACGAGCTCCTTCGTGCCCCAGCCGCTCGCGGCGAGGACCGTCGGCTCGGCGACGTGGATGCCCTGCCAGCTGGAGTACACGGTGAAGTAGAGCAACTGGCCGTTCTTCACGGCGACCAGGCCCGGAGAGCCGTAGTCCTGGCGGCTGATCGCGAACCGGGTGACACCGGACCAGTCGAAGCCGGTGATCTCCACCGGCTCCCCGAAACGGCCCTCGCCGTCACCCGGGTACGCGAACAGCTTCCCGTCCCGCAGCGCCACGAGGTCGTTGCGGACGTCGTTCGCCTCCTGCGGCCCGTACCGGTTGACCAGCCAACCGGCCCGCGCCACCCGGGTGTTCGCCCAGTCCCGGGTGTCGGCCACGGCCGGAGCCGCGAAACCGCCGCCCTCCCGGCCCGCGAGCAGCGTCAGCCGGCCCGCCGCGTCGACGCCGAGCAGATCGGGGCGGCCGTCACTGTCGTAGTCGCCGAACGGCTCGATGAACGGGCGGGTGACCCAGTAGTCGGCGTTGGCGGTGTCCGAGAGGTTGCCCGCCCGGTCGAAGGCCCGCACCCAGACGCTGGCCGGCCCGGCCCGCTCCGGAGTGACGAAGGTCGTCGTGACGGCGGCACCGTCCGCGCCGACCGGGACGCGGCGGTCGCCCTCGCAGGAGAACGTGCCCGTGTCGGCCAGCGGGTCGAGGCAGAAGTACGCGGCCTCCGTCCCGGCCGGCAGGCTGATGCGCACCGTCCGCACGGTGCCGGAAGGCGCCCCGTTCGGGTACGACGCGGCGTCCAGGAACTCGACCGTGGGAGTGGCGGGCCGGGTCTGGTCGGTACCGAAGCCGCAGGGCGCGGTCCACGCGGAGGCGCCGTCCGTGCTCTCGATCCGGGCCTGCCACCAGTACGGGCCCTCCGCCGGAATGTGCCCCTTGGGAACCACCAGTGTGGCCACCGATCCGGGCGATGCGGAGACGGCGATGTCGGCGACGGGAGTCTCCGAGGCGCCCTCCTTCCACACCCGGAACCGGGCGTCCAGGGAACTGCTGGGGTTCTCGCCCTCGACCCGCACGGACAGGCTGACGTCGGTGTTCCCCACCCAGGGCAGCTCGCCGCCCGTCACGCACCCGCCCGGCCACGCCGTGGGCTCGGTCGCCGTGTACGGGTACTCGGCGGCGTGCGCGGTTCCCCCGCCGAGCAGCCCGGCCGCACAGGCCAGCGCCAGCGCGGCCACCACGGCAGGTCTTCTCTTCTTCTCCATGTGTTCCCCTCCCCGGATCCGTTGATCAACGGCGGGAACGTAACCGCAGGCAGGGCGGGCGCGCGAGGAAATTCCGGCGAAACAGAGGGGTCCGCGCCAGACATGGCCGGGAAACGACCACGGCCCGGTCCGCGAGAAGCGGACCGGGCCGTGGGCCTGTTGGAGCGGGTGACGGGAATCGAACCCGCGTAGCTAGTTTGGAAGACTAGTGCTCTACCATTGAGCTACACCCGCACAGCATCGCGCCGCAGGTCACGAGGACCGCGGCACGAAGAGCATGGTAGCGGTTCCGGGGCCGTTCGCGCACACCCCGAAATCAGGGGGCGCCGGACAGTCCCCGTCCATGTACCCTACGTGTCGCACCGACGGGGTGTGGCGCAGCTTGGTAGCGCGTCCGCTTTGGGAGCGGAAGGCCGTGGGTTCAAATCCCGCCACCCCGACCATGACGATCACGCGGCCACGTCGCGCGCTCTTGATCACGTTGTGGGCGTCATCCCGCTAGCGGTTACTATGCAAGCTGCGTGCCCGTGTGTCTTTCTGACCGGGCCGACCCGCCGGAACCGCCACACAGCGGCGACGGTGGATTCCAGGAATCAGCCACAAGGAGACCGAACCGTGAAGAGCGCCGTGGAGACCCTGAACCCGACCCGGGTTCGGCTCACTGTCGAGGTGCCCTTCGAGGAGCTCAAGGACAGCCTCGACGCGGCGTACAAGAAGATCAACCAGCAGGTCACGGTCAAGGGCTTCCGTAAGGGCAAGATCCCTGCTCGCGTGATCGACCAGCGGTTCGGCCGCGGCGCCGTGCTGGAAGAGGCCGTCAACGACGCGCTCCCGAAGTTCTACACCGCGGCCGTCAACGAGGCCGACGTGAACCCGCTCGGCCAGCCCGAGGTCGACATCACCGAGCTGAAGGACGGCGAGCTGCTGGCCTTCACCGCCGAGGTCGACATCCGCCCGACGCTCGAGATCCCGGACTACTCCGGCATCGAGGTCACCGTCGACGCGGTCGAGGTCACCGACGAGGACGTCGAGAAGTCCGTGGAGCAGCTCCGCGAGCGCTTCGCCTCGACCTCCGCGGTCGAGCGTGCCGCCCAGGACGGCGACGTCGTCACCATCGACCTCGAGGCCAAGGTCGACGGCGAGGTCCTGCCCGACGGTGTCGCGAGCGACGTCTCGTACACCATCGGTTCGGGCGAGCTGCTCGACGGCATCGACGAGGCCGTCAAGGGCCTGGAGGCCGGTGGCGAGGCCACCTTCACCTCGCAGCTGAAGGGCGGCTCCGCCGAGGGCAAGGACGCGGAGGTCGCCGTCAAGGTCACCACCGTCTCCGCCCGTGAGCTCCCCGAGCTCGACGACGAGTTCGCGCAGATGGCGTCGGAGTTCGACACCCTCGACGAGCTCAAGGCCGACAGCCGCAAGCGCCTCGAGAACATGAAGCAGTTCGACCAGGCCACCCAGGCCCAGGAGCGCGTCCTCGACGAGCTCCTCAAGCTGGTCGAGGTCCCGATGCCCGAGAAGCTTCTCGAGGACGAGATCAACACCCGCAAGCACAACCTGGAGCACCACCAGCTCGGCCAGATGGGCCTCGACCTCGCGAAGTACCTGGAGATCCAGGGCAAGACCGAGGAAGAGTTCCTGGCCGAGACCAAGGAGCAGGCCGAGAAGGGCATCAAGACGCAGTTCATCCTCGATGAGCTCGTCAACAAGGAGAAGCTCGACGTCTCCCGCGAGGAGCTCACCGAGCACCTGTTCCGCCGTGCCGCCTCCTCCGGCATGAGCCCCGACCAGTTCGCCCAGGCCGTGGCCGAGGGTGGCCAGGTTCCGATGCTCGTCGGCGAGGTCGCCCGCGGCAAGGCCCTCGCGGTCGTCGTCGAGGCCGCCAAGGTCCTCGACACCAACGGTGAGGTCGTCGACCTCTCCGACGACGAGGACGAGGTCGAGACCGCCGCCGAGGCCGTCGAGGCCGTCACCGGCGAGGCCGAGGTCTCCGAGGACAAGTAAGGGGCCCTCCGCCCCGCGCGGACCCCGCTCCACGGGCCCGTACGCACTCCAGTGCGTACGGGCCCGTGGACGTACGAGGACCCGGTTACGCGCCCCCAACTACCTTGCGCTCCCAGCGAACAGTTCGGGAACCGGGATGGCGTTGTCCTACCTGCGCGTTAGGGTCCATGAAGAGAGGGCAGTGCCCTCGGAACGAGACGCTGAGACGGCCCTGGCCGTCGGAGACGAGCAGGTGGATACGTGACGAATCTGAAGCCTTACGCCGCGGGTGAGCCGTCCATCGGTGGCGGCCTCGGCGACCATGTCTACAACCGGCTGCTCGGCGAGCGGATCATCTTCCTCGGCCAGCAGGTCGACGACGAGATCGCCAACAAGATCACCGCCCAGATGCTCCTCCTGGCCGCCGAGCCGGAGAAGGACATCTTCCTGTACATCAACAGCCCCGGCGGCTCGGTGACGGCGGGCATGGCGGTCTACGACACCATGCAGTTCATCCCGAACGACGTCGTCACCATCGGTATGGGCATGGCGGCCTCGATGGGCCAGTTCCTGCTCACCGCCGGCACCCCCGGCAAGCGCTTCGCGCTGCCGAACACCGACATCCTGATGCACCAGGGCTCCGCCGGCATCGGCGGCACCGCCTCCGACATCAAGATCCAGGCCGAGTACCTTCTTCGCACGAAGAAGCGCATGGCCGAAATCACCTCGCACCACTCCGGCCAGACCGTCGAGACGATCATCCGCGACGGCGACCGCGACCGCTGGTTCACCGCGGACGAGGCCAAGGACTACGGCCTCATCGACGACATCATCACCCACGCCGCGGGCGTTCCCGGCGGCGGCGGCACGGGCGCCTGAGCCCGGCAGACCGCTGAAGATCCCCAGCCCCCGCCGAACGCCACCAGGACGGTGAACACCCAGATGCAGAACAACCTCTCCGCGAGCGGCCTCTACACCGGCGCGCCGATGGACAACCGCTACGTCGTGCCGCGCTTCGTCGAGCGCACCTCGCAGGGCATCCGCGAGTACGACCCGTACGCGAAGCTCTTCGAGGAGCGCGTGATCTTCCTCGGCGTGCAGATCGACGACGCCTCGGCCAACGACGTCATGGCGCAGCTGCTGTGCCTGGAGTCGATGGACCCGGACCGTGACATCTCCATCTACATCAACAGCCCCGGTGGCTCCTTCACCGCGCTGACGGCGATCTACGACACCATGCAGTTCGTGAAGCCGGACATCCAGACGGTCTGCATGGGCCAGGCGGCCTCCGCCGCGGCCGTGCTGCTCGCCGCCGGTACGCCCGGCAAGCGGATGGCCCTGCCGAACGCCCGCGTGCTGATCCACCAGCCGTCCGGCGGCACCGGCCGTGAGCAGCTCTCCGACCTGGAGATCGCGGCCCGCGAGATCCTGCGTATGCGCAGCCAGCTCGAGGAGATGCTGGCCAAGCACTCCTCGACGCCGATCGAGAAGATCCGCGACGACATCGA is part of the Streptomyces sp. NBC_00250 genome and harbors:
- the tig gene encoding trigger factor, producing the protein MKSAVETLNPTRVRLTVEVPFEELKDSLDAAYKKINQQVTVKGFRKGKIPARVIDQRFGRGAVLEEAVNDALPKFYTAAVNEADVNPLGQPEVDITELKDGELLAFTAEVDIRPTLEIPDYSGIEVTVDAVEVTDEDVEKSVEQLRERFASTSAVERAAQDGDVVTIDLEAKVDGEVLPDGVASDVSYTIGSGELLDGIDEAVKGLEAGGEATFTSQLKGGSAEGKDAEVAVKVTTVSARELPELDDEFAQMASEFDTLDELKADSRKRLENMKQFDQATQAQERVLDELLKLVEVPMPEKLLEDEINTRKHNLEHHQLGQMGLDLAKYLEIQGKTEEEFLAETKEQAEKGIKTQFILDELVNKEKLDVSREELTEHLFRRAASSGMSPDQFAQAVAEGGQVPMLVGEVARGKALAVVVEAAKVLDTNGEVVDLSDDEDEVETAAEAVEAVTGEAEVSEDK
- a CDS encoding ATP-dependent Clp protease proteolytic subunit, with the protein product MTNLKPYAAGEPSIGGGLGDHVYNRLLGERIIFLGQQVDDEIANKITAQMLLLAAEPEKDIFLYINSPGGSVTAGMAVYDTMQFIPNDVVTIGMGMAASMGQFLLTAGTPGKRFALPNTDILMHQGSAGIGGTASDIKIQAEYLLRTKKRMAEITSHHSGQTVETIIRDGDRDRWFTADEAKDYGLIDDIITHAAGVPGGGGTGA
- a CDS encoding ATP-dependent Clp protease proteolytic subunit, with translation MQNNLSASGLYTGAPMDNRYVVPRFVERTSQGIREYDPYAKLFEERVIFLGVQIDDASANDVMAQLLCLESMDPDRDISIYINSPGGSFTALTAIYDTMQFVKPDIQTVCMGQAASAAAVLLAAGTPGKRMALPNARVLIHQPSGGTGREQLSDLEIAAREILRMRSQLEEMLAKHSSTPIEKIRDDIERDKILTAEDALAYGLVDQIVSTRKSTASAER
- a CDS encoding PP2C family protein-serine/threonine phosphatase → MGHRAGVNTYAARMRRRARRARIALRKSGVDYFRGDGSDWLAFAGLLLMIPAIAVGTLLDPVWCAPAALVLPIVAGGLLLRPASLLGLYAAAAGALIVESVVLGPYTQGPARVTPGTVLVVAACGLFGLLIAQFRARVGVPWRRGGTMLFDLRERIRVQSALPRLPQGWHREMALRPAGGQSFSGDFVVAARTHGGRTLEVVLTDVSGKGMDAASRSLLLSGAFGGLLGSLPPDGFLPAANGYLLRQNWDEGFATSIHLVLDLESGDYELFSAGHLPALQLHAGNGRWEEKAADGPLLGVYDGAEFHPVKGSLRPGDVLMLFTDGLVEAADRDIAEGIDRLTGEADRCVAEGFDGVAWHLIEAVAKDVNDDRALLLISRRA